A window of the Acidovorax sp. YS12 genome harbors these coding sequences:
- a CDS encoding tartrate dehydrogenase, giving the protein MPRTYQIAVIAGDGIGREVMPEGLRAVQAAARRFGLPLEFHAFDWAHCDYYAQHGKMMPDDWKAQLQGMDAIFFGAVGWPATVPDHVSLWGSLLKFRREFDQYINLRPVRLFEGVPCPLAGRQPGDIDYVVVRENTEGEYTSLGGIMYEGTDREIVIQESVYSRKGAERLLKFAFDLAQSRPRRHVTLATKSNGIAISMPWWDQRAEEVAQKYPDVALDKQHIDILTARFVLQPGRFDVVAATNLFGDILSDLGPATTGTIGLAPSANLNPERAFPSLFEPVHGSAPDIYGRNIANPIAMVWSGALMLDFLTHGEGPGRQAHDAIVAAVEAVLRTGPRTPDLGGTASTTEVGQAIAACIAQG; this is encoded by the coding sequence ATGCCCCGCACCTACCAGATCGCCGTGATCGCCGGAGACGGCATCGGCCGCGAAGTCATGCCCGAAGGCCTGCGCGCCGTGCAGGCCGCCGCCCGGCGCTTCGGCCTGCCGCTCGAATTCCATGCCTTCGACTGGGCCCACTGCGACTACTACGCACAGCACGGGAAAATGATGCCCGACGACTGGAAGGCGCAATTGCAGGGCATGGACGCGATCTTCTTCGGCGCCGTGGGCTGGCCCGCCACCGTGCCCGACCACGTGTCGCTGTGGGGCTCGCTGCTCAAATTCCGCCGCGAGTTCGACCAGTACATCAACCTGCGCCCCGTGCGCCTGTTCGAGGGCGTGCCCTGCCCGCTGGCCGGCCGCCAGCCCGGCGACATCGACTACGTGGTGGTGCGCGAGAACACCGAGGGCGAGTACACGTCGCTGGGCGGCATCATGTACGAGGGCACGGATCGCGAGATCGTGATCCAGGAATCGGTCTACTCGCGCAAGGGCGCGGAGCGCCTGCTGAAGTTCGCCTTCGACTTGGCGCAGAGCCGCCCGCGCAGGCACGTGACCCTGGCCACCAAGAGCAACGGCATCGCCATCAGCATGCCCTGGTGGGACCAGCGCGCCGAAGAGGTGGCGCAAAAGTACCCGGATGTGGCGCTGGACAAGCAGCACATCGACATCCTCACGGCGCGCTTCGTGCTGCAGCCGGGCCGCTTCGACGTGGTGGCGGCTACCAACCTGTTCGGCGACATCCTCTCGGACCTGGGCCCGGCCACCACCGGCACCATCGGCCTGGCGCCCTCGGCCAACCTGAACCCCGAGCGTGCCTTCCCCAGCCTGTTCGAGCCCGTGCACGGCTCGGCGCCCGACATCTACGGGCGCAACATCGCCAACCCTATCGCCATGGTCTGGTCGGGCGCGCTGATGCTGGACTTCCTCACCCACGGCGAGGGCCCCGGCCGCCAGGCGCACGATGCCATCGTGGCAGCGGTCGAGGCCGTGCTGCGCACCGGCCCGCGCACGCCGGACCTGGGCGGCACGGCCAGCACCACCGAAGTGGGCCAGGCCATCGCCGCCTGCATTGCCCAGGGGTGA
- a CDS encoding DMT family transporter, protein MDTRNALDTRAVGLMVVLCLIWSAQQIALKATAQDCAPLLQIAVRSGVAALLVGLWMAWRRERLTLAHGVWQPGVAAGALFALEFLLAGEGLRYTSAAHMVVFLYTAPIFAALGLHWRLPAERLAPLQWAGIALAFAGIVVAFFLRGTQGAGPDWQRMLWGDLLGLLAGAAWGATTVLIRVTRLSSLPASQTLLYQLVVGFALLLPLAWGAGHVGAFRGTQAVWASLAFQSVVVSFASFLLWFWLLRTYLASRLGVFSFLTPLLGVALGAWLLDEPIAPGFLAGAVLVLAGVVLVSSHGWLVQRWGSAR, encoded by the coding sequence ATGGATACCCGCAATGCCCTCGATACCCGCGCCGTGGGCCTGATGGTGGTGCTGTGCCTCATCTGGAGCGCGCAGCAGATCGCCCTCAAGGCCACCGCGCAGGACTGCGCGCCGCTGCTGCAGATCGCGGTGCGCTCGGGCGTGGCCGCGTTGCTGGTGGGGCTGTGGATGGCCTGGCGGCGCGAGCGCCTGACGCTGGCCCACGGCGTGTGGCAGCCGGGCGTGGCGGCGGGGGCGCTGTTCGCGCTGGAGTTTTTGCTGGCGGGCGAGGGGCTGCGCTACACCTCGGCGGCGCACATGGTGGTGTTCCTCTACACCGCGCCCATCTTCGCCGCGCTGGGGCTGCACTGGCGGCTGCCGGCGGAGCGGCTGGCGCCGCTGCAGTGGGCGGGCATCGCGCTGGCCTTCGCGGGCATCGTGGTGGCGTTCTTCCTGCGCGGCACCCAGGGCGCGGGGCCGGACTGGCAGCGCATGCTGTGGGGCGACCTGCTCGGGTTGCTGGCCGGGGCGGCGTGGGGCGCCACCACGGTGCTGATCCGCGTCACGCGGCTGAGCAGCCTGCCGGCGTCGCAAACCCTGCTGTACCAGTTGGTGGTGGGCTTTGCGCTGCTGCTGCCGCTGGCCTGGGGCGCGGGGCATGTCGGCGCCTTCCGTGGCACGCAGGCGGTGTGGGCCAGCCTGGCGTTCCAGTCGGTGGTGGTGTCGTTCGCCAGCTTCCTGCTGTGGTTCTGGCTGCTGCGCACCTACCTGGCCTCGCGGCTGGGGGTGTTCTCGTTCCTTACGCCGCTGCTTGGCGTGGCGCTGGGGGCGTGGCTGCTGGACGAGCCCATCGCGCCGGGCTTCCTGGCCGGGGCGGTGCTGGTGCTGGCGGGCGTGGTGCTGGTCAGCAGCCACGGCTGGCTGGTGCAGCGCTGGGGGTCGGCCCGATAG
- a CDS encoding EAL domain-containing protein, whose translation MAFMHRVSGWLGRLSVGRKLMLIYLLDLTAVIYVSGILIHEKYLAINFARKEMVGTEYVEVVRDGLLGAFAPQAPAVSARPLLARLEAVRAEHDAVLSSASMSEPFQATLAALGDAPAGAGGQQQLLREGRELLTTVGNQSNLILDPDLDSYYVMSLMILRYPELLQVLHETQQFLRSGAHAQGPGGPAQLLTLVGRMDAALQGIESDHGQAFIAGNAALREALGTQREALRASITELLRQLQAIAAGGAPTDLAAVGLRSEQVLVALRDAWNVATVQMHRLLDNRVDVQFHRMWLHMGTAMLLLGCILSLVTLVARQIAKPLQQLARVADEARRSGDHRLRAVWSSRDEIGRLVTAFNEMLAQLDRERLQQQELAASARAAQAQRELVEALPIPMVVTSIPEHEVLHANAPARPWLNGVARDPWRQGLEPGVRARFFQRLADHDVVDEFEVRWKGGGEPLWAVLSARRLRFQGRDAMLTAFTPINVLKVMERRLELWAKVFEASSEGIIIMGPDLHIISVNKAFCRSTHYDFYELLGERLALLLDEDGGDAPLCERIWDTMRERESWQGEVRFRRRSGETYPAWLMVSAVREGGKGGAVANHIGIAIDITDRKLNEERIRFLAHHDVLTELPNRSLCEQRLQAALAQARAASGRVAVLFIDLDRFKSINDTLGHHIGDGLLRSVAARLTQSVRGQDTVSRLGGDEFVVVMQGVAGREDVQQLVEQRLIPLIRQAHLVEGHELHVSCSVGMALYPEDGQELEELMRRADAAMYEAKTTGRDMACFYSAQTDQRALARQSLEQYLRRALERNEFSLHYQPRVRAQNGQLVGLEALLRWTHPTLGMVPPSEFIHIAEEAGLIRGIGAWVLQEACAQWMRWRQDTGAGAQALGRTVMSVNLSAAQLADPQLVPDVQAVLKRLGMPASALELEITESQLMDNAHAAQQQLAALKALGVHLSIDDFGTGYSSLAYLKRFDIDKLKIDRSFVRELLTNPADMAITRAIIALGASMGLKLVAEGVEDVATGRVLTALGCDELQGFHFSRPLPVPALERWAAGGALPDPRAHAESAAG comes from the coding sequence ATGGCATTCATGCATCGTGTTTCCGGCTGGCTGGGCCGGCTCAGCGTGGGGCGCAAGCTCATGCTGATCTATCTGCTCGACCTCACCGCAGTGATCTATGTGTCGGGCATTCTGATCCATGAGAAGTACCTGGCGATCAACTTTGCCCGCAAGGAAATGGTGGGAACCGAGTATGTAGAGGTGGTGCGCGATGGCCTGCTGGGGGCGTTTGCGCCGCAGGCACCGGCCGTTTCCGCGCGGCCGCTGCTTGCGCGGCTGGAGGCGGTGCGGGCCGAGCACGACGCGGTATTGAGCAGCGCTTCCATGAGCGAACCCTTCCAGGCCACGCTGGCCGCGCTGGGCGATGCGCCTGCCGGTGCCGGGGGGCAGCAACAGCTGCTGCGTGAGGGGCGGGAGCTGCTGACGACGGTGGGCAACCAATCCAACCTGATCCTTGATCCTGACCTGGACAGCTACTACGTCATGTCGCTGATGATCTTGCGCTACCCCGAGCTGTTGCAGGTGCTGCACGAAACCCAGCAGTTCCTGCGCAGTGGCGCGCACGCCCAGGGGCCCGGCGGCCCGGCGCAGTTGTTGACGCTGGTGGGACGCATGGATGCTGCGCTGCAGGGTATCGAGTCGGATCACGGCCAAGCGTTCATCGCTGGCAATGCGGCGCTGCGGGAGGCCCTGGGCACGCAGCGCGAGGCCTTGCGCGCCAGTATCACGGAGCTGTTGCGCCAGTTGCAGGCCATCGCAGCGGGCGGTGCGCCAACGGATCTGGCGGCCGTGGGACTGCGCAGCGAGCAGGTGCTGGTGGCGCTGCGCGATGCCTGGAATGTGGCCACGGTGCAGATGCACCGCCTGCTGGACAACCGGGTGGACGTGCAGTTCCACCGCATGTGGCTGCATATGGGCACGGCGATGCTGTTGCTCGGCTGCATCTTGAGCCTGGTGACGCTGGTGGCGCGGCAGATTGCCAAGCCACTGCAGCAATTGGCCCGGGTGGCGGACGAGGCGCGGCGCAGCGGCGACCATCGCTTGCGCGCGGTCTGGAGCAGCCGCGACGAGATCGGCCGCCTGGTGACGGCGTTCAATGAAATGCTGGCCCAGCTCGACCGCGAACGCCTGCAGCAGCAGGAACTGGCGGCCAGCGCCCGGGCCGCTCAGGCGCAGCGCGAACTGGTGGAGGCGCTGCCTATTCCCATGGTGGTGACTTCGATTCCAGAACACGAGGTGCTGCATGCCAATGCGCCGGCGCGCCCGTGGCTCAACGGCGTGGCGCGCGACCCATGGCGGCAGGGGCTGGAGCCTGGCGTGCGGGCGCGCTTTTTCCAGCGCCTGGCGGACCACGATGTGGTGGACGAGTTCGAGGTGCGCTGGAAAGGCGGCGGCGAGCCGCTGTGGGCGGTGCTGTCGGCGCGGCGGCTGCGCTTTCAGGGGCGCGATGCGATGCTTACGGCCTTCACGCCGATCAATGTGCTCAAGGTGATGGAGCGGCGGCTGGAGCTGTGGGCCAAGGTGTTCGAGGCCTCTTCCGAGGGCATTATCATCATGGGGCCGGATCTGCACATCATCAGCGTGAACAAGGCGTTTTGCCGCAGCACGCACTACGACTTCTATGAATTGCTGGGCGAGAGGCTGGCGCTGCTGCTGGACGAGGACGGCGGCGATGCCCCGCTGTGCGAGCGCATCTGGGACACCATGCGCGAGCGCGAGTCCTGGCAGGGCGAGGTGCGCTTTCGCCGCCGCTCGGGAGAGACCTACCCGGCGTGGCTCATGGTGTCCGCCGTACGTGAAGGCGGCAAGGGGGGCGCTGTGGCCAACCACATTGGCATTGCCATTGACATTACGGACCGCAAACTCAACGAGGAACGCATCCGTTTTCTGGCCCACCATGATGTGTTGACCGAACTGCCCAACCGTTCGCTGTGCGAGCAGCGTTTGCAGGCGGCGCTGGCCCAGGCCCGGGCTGCCAGCGGGCGGGTGGCGGTGCTGTTCATCGATCTGGACCGCTTCAAGAGCATCAACGACACGCTGGGCCACCATATTGGCGATGGGCTGTTGCGCTCGGTGGCAGCACGGCTGACGCAATCCGTGCGTGGCCAGGACACGGTGAGCCGGCTGGGCGGTGATGAGTTCGTGGTGGTGATGCAGGGCGTGGCGGGGCGTGAGGACGTGCAGCAACTGGTGGAGCAGCGCCTGATCCCGCTGATCCGCCAGGCGCATCTGGTGGAGGGGCATGAGTTGCATGTGTCGTGCAGCGTGGGCATGGCCCTGTATCCCGAGGATGGGCAGGAACTGGAGGAGTTGATGCGCCGCGCCGACGCTGCCATGTACGAAGCCAAGACCACCGGGCGCGATATGGCTTGCTTCTATTCCGCGCAGACCGACCAGCGCGCCCTGGCGCGCCAGAGCCTGGAGCAGTACCTGCGCCGCGCGCTGGAGCGCAATGAATTCTCGCTGCACTACCAGCCGCGGGTGCGGGCGCAAAACGGGCAGCTGGTGGGGCTGGAGGCCCTGCTGCGCTGGACGCATCCCACGCTCGGCATGGTGCCGCCGTCGGAGTTCATTCATATCGCGGAAGAGGCCGGGCTGATCCGTGGCATCGGCGCCTGGGTACTCCAGGAGGCCTGTGCGCAGTGGATGCGCTGGCGCCAGGATACCGGCGCCGGGGCGCAGGCCCTGGGGCGTACGGTCATGTCGGTCAACCTCTCGGCCGCGCAACTGGCGGATCCGCAACTGGTGCCCGACGTTCAGGCCGTACTCAAGCGCCTGGGCATGCCGGCGTCAGCCCTGGAGCTGGAGATCACGGAGTCGCAGCTCATGGACAACGCCCACGCGGCACAGCAGCAACTGGCGGCACTCAAGGCGCTGGGGGTGCATCTGTCGATCGACGACTTTGGCACCGGCTATTCCAGCCTGGCCTACCTCAAGCGCTTCGACATCGACAAGCTCAAGATCGACCGTTCCTTCGTGCGCGAACTGCTCACCAATCCGGCGGACATGGCCATCACGCGCGCCATCATCGCGCTTGGGGCATCAATGGGGCTGAAACTGGTGGCCGAGGGCGTGGAAGACGTTGCCACGGGCCGGGTGCTGACAGCCCTGGGATGCGATGAACTGCAGGGCTTCCATTTCAGCCGCCCTTTGCCGGTGCCGGCACTGGAGCGCTGGGCGGCAGGGGGCGCTTTGCCCGATCCGCGCGCCCATGCGGAGTCTGCGGCAGGCTAA
- a CDS encoding GatB/YqeY domain-containing protein gives MGLKDQITEDMKTAMRAKDSERLGTIRLLQAAMKQKEVDERITLDDAAIVAIVDKLIKQRKDSITAFEGAGRQDLADKEKAELAVLQAYLPARMSEAEILDAVKAIVAEVGAAGPGDMGKVMGVVKARLAGKADMGQVSAAVKAALAG, from the coding sequence ATGGGACTCAAGGACCAGATCACCGAAGACATGAAGACCGCCATGCGCGCCAAGGACAGCGAGCGCCTGGGCACCATCCGCCTGCTGCAGGCGGCCATGAAGCAAAAGGAAGTCGATGAACGCATCACGCTGGACGACGCGGCCATCGTCGCCATCGTGGACAAGCTCATCAAGCAGCGCAAGGACAGCATCACCGCCTTCGAGGGCGCGGGCCGCCAGGACCTGGCCGACAAGGAAAAGGCCGAACTGGCCGTGCTGCAGGCCTACCTGCCCGCGCGCATGTCCGAGGCCGAGATCCTCGACGCCGTGAAAGCCATCGTGGCCGAAGTAGGCGCCGCCGGCCCCGGCGACATGGGCAAGGTCATGGGCGTGGTCAAGGCCCGCCTGGCGGGCAAGGCCGACATGGGCCAGGTCTCGGCCGCCGTGAAGGCAGCGCTGGCGGGCTGA
- a CDS encoding 30S ribosomal protein S21 produces MTTIRVKENEPFDVALRRFKRTIEKLGLLTDLRAREFYEKPTAERKRKKAAAVKRHYKRVRSMQLPKKLY; encoded by the coding sequence ATGACCACCATCCGTGTAAAAGAGAACGAACCCTTTGACGTGGCCCTGCGCCGCTTCAAGCGCACCATCGAGAAGCTGGGCCTGCTGACCGACCTGCGCGCCCGCGAGTTCTACGAGAAGCCCACTGCCGAGCGCAAGCGCAAGAAGGCTGCCGCCGTCAAGCGCCACTACAAGCGCGTGCGCAGCATGCAGCTGCCCAAGAAGCTGTACTGA